The Nycticebus coucang isolate mNycCou1 chromosome 2, mNycCou1.pri, whole genome shotgun sequence genome includes a window with the following:
- the RABL6 gene encoding rab-like protein 6 isoform X3: protein MFSALKKLVGSEQTPGRDKNIPAGLQSMNQALQRRFAKGVQYNTTDDIVKVEVWDVVDKGKCKKRGDGLKMENDPQEVESEMALDAEFLDVYKNCNGVVMMFDITKQWTFNYILRELPKVPTHVPVCVLGNYRDMGEHRVILPDDVRDFIDNLDRPPGSSYFRYAESSMKNSFGLKYLHKFFNIPFLQLQRETLLRQLETNQLDMDATLEELSVQQETEDQNYSIFLEMMEARSRGHASPLAANGQSPSSGSQSPVVPLSAISTGSSSPSTPQPAPQLPPHTLSACPPPPAPVAPLEAPAQPPRRSIISRLFGASPAAPTAPSPPEPEPAPVAETPVEVQNVEDFVPDDRLDRSFLEDTAPSEDEKKAGAKALRQDSDSDGEAVAGNPMVAGFQDDVDFEDQLHGRPLVASGPVPSKNITLSSEEEAEATDLPGAATLVPQQYSETEMKWSSTKASRPQSGAAPTKAEAPPWPGGPSVHMGPEKDSSSRSPAEDSPHGTEEGKAEQASSSESDPEGPIAAQMLSFVLDDPDFKSEESDTQRKGEEFPVRDDLSDATEEDMGPAQPAPPPKPLAPAIRLKNKDDLFGLGLEEAITKDSSDEGKEGRPPSKEKRKKKKKSKEVPLVPQEEEKAAKKKSKHKKSKDKDKEEGKEERRRRRKPPHGREKKAEDELEAFLGGHHPGSGDYEAL from the exons CCACAGATGACATCGTGAAAGTCGAGGTCTGGGACGTGGTTGACAAAG gaaaatgtaaaaagcGAGGGGATGGCTTGAAGATGGAGAACGACCCCCAGGAG GTAGAGTCTGAGATGGCCCTGGATGCTGAGTTCCTGGACGTATACAAGAACTGCAATGGGGTGGTCATGATGTTCGACATCACCAAGCAGTG GACGTTCAACTACATCCTCCGGGAGCTGCCAAAAGTGCCGACCCACGTGCCAGTGTGTGTGCTGGGGAACTACCGGGACATGGGCGAGCACCGGGTCATTCTGCCAGACGATGTGCGAGATTTCATCGACAACCTGGACAG ACCTCCAGGTTCCTCCTATTTCCGCTATGCTGAGTCTTCCATGAAGAACAGCTTTGGCCTAAAGTACCTTCACAAGTTCTTCAACATTCCCTTTCTACAGCTTCAA agGGAAACACTGTTGCGGCAGCTGGAGACCAACCAGCTGGACATGGACGCCACGCTGGAGGAGCTGTCCGTGCAGCAGGAGACTGAGGACCAGAACTACAGCAT CTTCCTCGAAATGATGGAGGCTCGCAGCCGTGGCCATGCATCTCCACTGGCAGCAAATGGGCAGAGCCCATCCTCAGGCTCCCAGTCTCCAGTTGTGCCTCTGAGTGCTATATCCACAGGGAGCTCCAGCCCCAGCACACCCCAGCCTGCCCCACAGCTGCCCCCCCACACCCTGTCAGCCTGCCCCCCGCCACCGGCCCCTGTGGCCCCCTTGGAggcccctgcccagcccccacGACGGAGCATCATCTCTCGGCTGTTTGGGGCCTCGCCTGCTGCCCCTACAGCCCCTTCCCCTCCAG AGCCAGAGCCAGCCCCTGTGGCAGAGACCCCTGTGGAGGTCCAAAACGTGGAGGACTTTGTTCCTGATGACCGCCTGGACCGCAGCTTCCTAGAGGACACCGCCCCCTCCGAGGATGAGAAGAAAGCTGGAGCCAAGGCCCTGCGGCAGGACAGTGACAG CGATGGGGAAGCTGTGGCAGGGAACCCCATGGTAGCAGGCTTCCAGGATGATGTTGACTTTGAAGACCAGCTGCATGGCAGACCCCTAGTGGCCTCAGGCCCTGTCCCCAGTAAAAACATCACTCTCTCAAgtgaggaggaagcagaggccaCAGACCTCCCAGGAGCAGCTACCCTGGTCCCCCAGCAGTATTCAGAGACAGAGATGAAATG GTCCTCCACAAAGGCCTCAAGGCCACAGAGTGGGGCAGCTCCCACGAAGGCTGAGGCACCCCCCTGGCCGGGAGgtccctctgtgcacatgggtCCTGAGAAGGACAGCAGCTCCAGGTCCCCTGCTGAGGACTCTCCTCATGGGACAGAGGAAGGCAAGGCCGAGCAGGCATCCTCCTCAGAGAGTGACCCTGAGGGGCCCATTGCTGCACAGATGCTGTCCTTTGTCCTGGATGACCCCGACTTTAAGAGTGAAGAGTCGGACACACAGCGGAAGGGG GAAGAGTTCCCTGTGCGAGACGACCTCTCTGACGCCACTGAGGAGGATATGGGCCCTGCTCAGCCAGCCCCGCCTCCCAAACCCCTCGCCCCTGCCATCAGGCTGAAGAACAAGGACGATCTCTTCGGGCTAGGGCTGGAAGAGGCCATCACCAAGGACAGCAGTGATGAGG GCAAGGAAGGCAGGCCCCCCTccaaggagaagaggaagaagaagaagaaaagcaaggaG GTCCCTCTTGTGCCCCAGGAGGAAGAAAAGGCTGCAAAGAAGAAGAGCAAACACAAGAAGAGCAAGGACAAGGACAAAGAGGAAGGCAAGGAGGAACGGAGGCGGAGGCGGAAGCCTCCACATGGCAGGGAGAAGAAGGCTGAGGATGAGCTGGAGGCCTTTCTGGGTGGCCACCACCCTGGGAGTGGAGACTACGAGGCGCTCTAG
- the AJM1 gene encoding apical junction component 1 homolog → MTRTDPPDLLVSTVYQDIKVAAPGPTSRRQPCERSMARPALSAPFNKRHCRSFDFLEALDGPAMEARPEPPAAEPAAPRARPRDGEPRRRARSKSAPRAPPGLTPAPASPPVLPRRGREAQRETRSEVSPHREPAYPALRALANELHPIKLQPQRGGTGRIAPLCAAAGRCAPPEAPPGPAPHVRCRLDIKPDDAVLQHAARGSRPCGPTEAAPWARAAPQLHGLTVPGPRRMALSRTPTPSDSYCADARALYCDGPLPGSREYTERRTMTFTAPPGPTQFFYTEDPEGYPGGFTSPGPPFDGYCPRPYRSEDPLGPNPRRGGGYYAGEVRTFPIQEPPSRSYYGETPRAYGLPFGPRFAPEETRAHPTARPFYTEDLGRYYREREALARTYPYPRSSPSWADWGPRPYRTLQVAPPHDPGPLLASWHGGTGTSPPRLASDSRHYSRSWDNILAPGPRREDPLGRGRSYENLLGREVQEPRGTSPEGRRPPIVVNLSTSPRRYAALSLSETSLSEKGRGGEGLSRNWYVTPEITITDNDLRAAERPTASSWEPPGSRPRPHPSAAHDGPTPGRQRSLEQLDELITDLVIDSRPPAGQAPESAADGLGHQLRRLLDSRPAGPRAPSLAPPRSPPASAGSAEEPAGSGEAADASPEPSADEDDLMTCSNARCRRTETMFNACLYFKSCHSCYTYYCSRLCRREDWDAHKAHCVYGRVGSVCRHVLQFCRDSGPVHRAFSRIARVGFLSRGRGILFLGFPSPGSADNFLRFGLEGLLLSPTYLSLRELATHAAPLGSYARELAAAGRLYEPAECFLLSVSVAVGPGAVPPGTPARPAPAPRSPGPTVRKFAKVALAAGSPARPPPARGREPDMETLILTPPPGTAGLDQEGEAGRRAREVAFIHIQRELRLRGVFLRHEFPRVYEQLCEFVEANRRFTPTTIYPTDRRTGRPFMCMIMAASEPRALDWVASANLLDDIM, encoded by the coding sequence ATGACCCGCACAGACCCGCCGGATTTGCTAGTGTCTACCGTGTACCAGGACATCAAGGTGGCGGCCCCGGGGCCCACATCCAGGCGCCAGCCATGTGAGCGATCCATGGCCCGGCCCGCCTTGTCCGCACCTTTCAACAAGCGCCACTGCCGTAGCTTCGACTTTCTGGAGGCGCTGGACGGACCTGCCATGGAGGCGCGCCCGGAGCCGCCTGCCGCGGAGCCCGCAGCGCCGCGCGCACGGCCCCGCGACGGCGAGCCCCGGCGCCGCGCCCGTTCCAAGAGCGCGCCGCGCGCGCCCCCAGGCCTGACGCCCGCGCCTGCCTCACCGCCAGTGCTGCCGCGCCGAGGCCGGGAGGCCCAGCGCGAGACACGGTCCGAGGTTTCGCCGCACCGGGAGCCCGCGTACCCCGCGCTGCGCGCACTCGCCAATGAGCTGCACCCTATCAAGTTACAGCCACAGCGCGGCGGTACGGGCCGCATCGCGCCACTGTGCGCTGCCGCTGGCCGCTGCGCGCCACCCGAAGCCCCACCGGGACCCGCCCCCCACGTCCGCTGCCGCCTGGACATCAAGCCGGACGACGCGGTGCTACAGCACGCCGCCCGGGGCTCGCGGCCCTGCGGACCCACCGAAGCGGCGCCCTGGGCCCGCGCTGCCCCGCAACTCCACGGCCTCACAGTGCCCGGGCCCCGCCGCATGGCGCTCTCCCGCACCCCTACTCCCAGCGACTCATATTGTGCGGATGCCCGGGCGCTGTACTGCGACGGGCCTCTGCCTGGGTCCCGGGAATACACGGAGCGCCGCACTATGACCTTCACTGCCCCGCCAGGCCCGACCCAATTCTTCTACACCGAGGATCCTGAGGGCTACCCAGGCGGCTTTACCAGCCCGGGCCCTCCCTTCGACGGCTACTGCCCCAGGCCCTATCGGTCCGAGGATCCCTTGGGGCCCAACCCAAGACGTGGGGGCGGCTATTATGCAGGAGAAGTGCGCACCTTCCCGATCCAGGAACCACCTTCCCGCTCCTACTACGGGGAGACACCCCGTGCCTACGGCTTGCCTTTTGGGCCCCGTTTTGCCCCCGAAGAAACCCGGGCCCACCCCACCGCCCGACCCTTTTATACAGAGGACTTGGGGCGGTACTACCGCGAGCGCGAAGCCCTAGCTCGGACTTACCCATACCCGCGCAGCAGCCCGTCTTGGGCTGACTGGGGCCCGCGGCCTTACCGCACCCTGCAGGTAGCGCCTCCCCACGACCCCGGCCCGTTACTTGCCTCGTGGCACGGGGGCACAGGTACCAGCCCTCCCCGGCTGGCCAGCGACAGCCGCCATTACTCGCGCTCTTGGGACAACATTCTGGCCCCTGGGCCCCGCCGGGAAGACCCCCTGGGCCGCGGACGCAGCTATGAGAACCTGCTGGGGCGCGAGGTGCAGGAGCCGCGGGGCACGTCCCCGGAAGGCCGGCGCCCACCTATCGTCGTCAATCTGTCCACCTCACCCAGGCGCTATGCTGCACTGTCCCTGTCCGAGACCTCGCTGTCGGAAAAAGGCCGCGGTGGTGAGGGCCTGAGCCGTAACTGGTACGTCACGCCCGAGATCACCATCACCGACAACGATCTGCGGGCCGCTGAGCGCCCCACCGCCAGTAGCTGGGAACCGCCAGGGAGCCGTCCGCGGCCGCATCCCTCCGCTGCCCACGATGGCCCCACCCCAGGCCGCCAGCGCAGCCTGGAGCAGTTGGACGAACTCATCACGGACCTGGTCATCGACTCTAGGCCCCCCGCCGGCCAGGCCCCGGAGTCTGCGGCCGACGGCCTGGGCCACCAGCTTCGCCGCCTTCTGGACTCGCGGCCCGCAGGGCCCAGGGCCCCTTCCTTGGCGCCGCCGCGCTCGCCTCCCGCCTCCGCTGGCAGCGCGGAGGAGCCTGCAGGCTCGGGGGAGGCAGCTGACGCTTCACCGGAGCCCAGCGCAGACGAGGACGACCTGATGACCTGCTCCAATGCGCGCTGCCGGCGCACTGAGACCATGTTCAATGCCTGCCTCTACTTCAAGTCCTGCCACAGCTGCTACACCTACTACTGCTCGCGCCTGTGCCGCCGCGAGGACTGGGACGCGCACAAGGCGCACTGCGTGTACGGCCGCGTGGGCAGCGTGTGCCGCCACGTGCTGCAGTTCTGCCGCGACAGCGGCCCAGTGCACCGCGCTTTCTCGCGCATTGCGCGCGTCGGCTTCCTGTCGCGCGGCCGCGGAATACTCTTCCTGGGCTTTCCGAGCCCGGGCTCCGCAGACAACTTCCTGCGCTTTGGCCTCGAGGGTCTGCTGCTGTCGCCCACTTACCTGTCGCTACGCGAGTTGGCCACACATGCGGCGCCCCTGGGCAGTTACGCCCGCGAGTTGGCGGCCGCTGGGCGCCTCTACGAGCCGGCTGAGTGCTTCCTGCTCAGCGTGTCGGTGGCCGTGGGTCCCGGCGCCGTGCCTCCGGGGACCCCCGCCCGGCCTGCGCCCGCGCCGCGCAGCCCCGGGCCCACGGTGCGCAAGTTCGCCAAGGTGGCACTAGCGGCCGGCAGCCCGGCACGTCCGCCCCCGGCACGGGGCCGCGAGCCTGACatggagacactgatcctgacgCCGCCGCCTGGCACGGCCGGCCTGGACCAGGAAGGCGAGGCAGGCCGGCGCGCACGCGAGGTGGCGTTCATCCACATCCAGCGCGAGCTGCGGCTGCGCGGCGTCTTCCTGCGCCACGAGTTCCCGCGCGTCTATGAGCAGCTGTGCGAGTTCGTCGAAGCCAACCGGCGCTTCACGCCCACCACCATCTACCCCACAGACCGGCGCACCGGCCGCCCCTTCATGTGCATGATCATGGCCGCTTCCGAGCCGCGCGCGCTCGACTGGGTGGCCAGCGCCAACCTGCTGGACGACATCATGTGA
- the PHPT1 gene encoding 14 kDa phosphohistidine phosphatase: MATASLAQIPDVDIDSDGVFKYVLIRVHSASPSGAPAAETKEIVRGYKWAEYHADIYDKVSGEMQKQGYDCECLGGGRISHQSQDKKIHVYGYSMGYGRAQHSVSTEKIKAKYPDYEVTWADDGY, translated from the exons ATGGCGACGGCGAGCCTCGCTCAGATTCCTGATGTAGACATCGACTCGGACGGCGTCTTTAAGTACGTGCTGATTCGGGTCCACTCGGCATCTCCCTCTGGTGCCCCAGCTGCGGAAACCAAGGAGATCGTGCGCGGCTACAAGTGGGCAGAGTACCACG CGGACATTTACGACAAAGTGTCCGGCGAGATGCAGAAGCAGGGCTACGACTGTGAGTGTCTGGGCGGAGGGCGCATCTCCCACCAGAGCCAGGACAAGAAGATCCATGTGTATGGCTACTCCATG GGCTACGGTCGTGCCCAGCACTCTGTCTCAACTGAGAAGATCAAAGCCAAGTACCCTGACTATGAGGTCACCTGGGCTGATGATGGCTACTGA
- the RABL6 gene encoding rab-like protein 6 isoform X4, whose amino-acid sequence MENDPQEVESEMALDAEFLDVYKNCNGVVMMFDITKQWTFNYILRELPKVPTHVPVCVLGNYRDMGEHRVILPDDVRDFIDNLDRPPGSSYFRYAESSMKNSFGLKYLHKFFNIPFLQLQRETLLRQLETNQLDMDATLEELSVQQETEDQNYSIFLEMMEARSRGHASPLAANGQSPSSGSQSPVVPLSAISTGSSSPSTPQPAPQLPPHTLSACPPPPAPVAPLEAPAQPPRRSIISRLFGASPAAPTAPSPPEPEPAPVAETPVEVQNVEDFVPDDRLDRSFLEDTAPSEDEKKAGAKALRQDSDSDGEAVAGNPMVAGFQDDVDFEDQLHGRPLVASGPVPSKNITLSSEEEAEATDLPGAATLVPQQYSETEMKWSSTKASRPQSGAAPTKAEAPPWPGGPSVHMGPEKDSSSRSPAEDSPHGTEEGKAEQASSSESDPEGPIAAQMLSFVLDDPDFKSEESDTQRKGEEFPVRDDLSDATEEDMGPAQPAPPPKPLAPAIRLKNKDDLFGLGLEEAITKDSSDEGKEGRPPSKEKRKKKKKSKEVPLVPQEEEKAAKKKSKHKKSKDKDKEEGKEERRRRRKPPHGREKKAEDELEAFLGGHHPGSGDYEAL is encoded by the exons ATGGAGAACGACCCCCAGGAG GTAGAGTCTGAGATGGCCCTGGATGCTGAGTTCCTGGACGTATACAAGAACTGCAATGGGGTGGTCATGATGTTCGACATCACCAAGCAGTG GACGTTCAACTACATCCTCCGGGAGCTGCCAAAAGTGCCGACCCACGTGCCAGTGTGTGTGCTGGGGAACTACCGGGACATGGGCGAGCACCGGGTCATTCTGCCAGACGATGTGCGAGATTTCATCGACAACCTGGACAG ACCTCCAGGTTCCTCCTATTTCCGCTATGCTGAGTCTTCCATGAAGAACAGCTTTGGCCTAAAGTACCTTCACAAGTTCTTCAACATTCCCTTTCTACAGCTTCAA agGGAAACACTGTTGCGGCAGCTGGAGACCAACCAGCTGGACATGGACGCCACGCTGGAGGAGCTGTCCGTGCAGCAGGAGACTGAGGACCAGAACTACAGCAT CTTCCTCGAAATGATGGAGGCTCGCAGCCGTGGCCATGCATCTCCACTGGCAGCAAATGGGCAGAGCCCATCCTCAGGCTCCCAGTCTCCAGTTGTGCCTCTGAGTGCTATATCCACAGGGAGCTCCAGCCCCAGCACACCCCAGCCTGCCCCACAGCTGCCCCCCCACACCCTGTCAGCCTGCCCCCCGCCACCGGCCCCTGTGGCCCCCTTGGAggcccctgcccagcccccacGACGGAGCATCATCTCTCGGCTGTTTGGGGCCTCGCCTGCTGCCCCTACAGCCCCTTCCCCTCCAG AGCCAGAGCCAGCCCCTGTGGCAGAGACCCCTGTGGAGGTCCAAAACGTGGAGGACTTTGTTCCTGATGACCGCCTGGACCGCAGCTTCCTAGAGGACACCGCCCCCTCCGAGGATGAGAAGAAAGCTGGAGCCAAGGCCCTGCGGCAGGACAGTGACAG CGATGGGGAAGCTGTGGCAGGGAACCCCATGGTAGCAGGCTTCCAGGATGATGTTGACTTTGAAGACCAGCTGCATGGCAGACCCCTAGTGGCCTCAGGCCCTGTCCCCAGTAAAAACATCACTCTCTCAAgtgaggaggaagcagaggccaCAGACCTCCCAGGAGCAGCTACCCTGGTCCCCCAGCAGTATTCAGAGACAGAGATGAAATG GTCCTCCACAAAGGCCTCAAGGCCACAGAGTGGGGCAGCTCCCACGAAGGCTGAGGCACCCCCCTGGCCGGGAGgtccctctgtgcacatgggtCCTGAGAAGGACAGCAGCTCCAGGTCCCCTGCTGAGGACTCTCCTCATGGGACAGAGGAAGGCAAGGCCGAGCAGGCATCCTCCTCAGAGAGTGACCCTGAGGGGCCCATTGCTGCACAGATGCTGTCCTTTGTCCTGGATGACCCCGACTTTAAGAGTGAAGAGTCGGACACACAGCGGAAGGGG GAAGAGTTCCCTGTGCGAGACGACCTCTCTGACGCCACTGAGGAGGATATGGGCCCTGCTCAGCCAGCCCCGCCTCCCAAACCCCTCGCCCCTGCCATCAGGCTGAAGAACAAGGACGATCTCTTCGGGCTAGGGCTGGAAGAGGCCATCACCAAGGACAGCAGTGATGAGG GCAAGGAAGGCAGGCCCCCCTccaaggagaagaggaagaagaagaagaaaagcaaggaG GTCCCTCTTGTGCCCCAGGAGGAAGAAAAGGCTGCAAAGAAGAAGAGCAAACACAAGAAGAGCAAGGACAAGGACAAAGAGGAAGGCAAGGAGGAACGGAGGCGGAGGCGGAAGCCTCCACATGGCAGGGAGAAGAAGGCTGAGGATGAGCTGGAGGCCTTTCTGGGTGGCCACCACCCTGGGAGTGGAGACTACGAGGCGCTCTAG